TGATCAAACTTGCCAATTCTTAGTTATACCTGAAATGAAAATCTATAATATCAACAAACaagatttatcaaaatttggTGACTTTATTACTCAAGAATTTGAAGCAAAAATGCCAATTAAATTGAGCTTCgatgattatttgaaagGTAACGctgaattaatattaaaagaaaataaatcttctCCCATTAATTCATATAAccattttaaatttactgGTACATCAATAGATTCAAATtggatatttatttgtggCCATAAAGAAAGAGATATGAGATGCGGAATAATAGGTAAAGATATTGCTAGGaagattgaaaaagataatttattagcCAATTATAATGTAGCAATTATTTCTCATGTTGGAGGCCATAAATTTGCTGGCAATGTGATCCTATATACAAACGAAGATCAAAACAGTACGGAAGGCTCTAAAGCCGTTGATACATTATGGCTTGGCAAAGTTACTCCTGAAAATATCACATGCATCTCAAATCATTTCACCAAGAGAGAAATCCCGTCTGAGTATCTTCGAGGGCATACTGTTCTTAAAGCTAAATAACCAGATCTCCACGCTTCGTCTCCACCCTCTCCACtttccaaataaataaactttatttgttttttttctgtaaataacaaaattttaaatattatttttttccctcCCAGGATGGTCAGAATCAGTAATTGACACCATGTCCAAATATACAATAATCACCTAGGTCTGCTACCCATAGTTACCATACTCATACTGAGAACTATGAATCGATATATGTGGTTCTAATTGAGTAAATACATACTGTCATATCCTACATAATAAAGTACTGCATGTGCCTGAGACGCTTACCACTCAATTCATAAACATTTGTCAGGCTGACAAATTAAGAGGTAGATCAAATGCCATTGACAAATCCTTCAACATTTCACTATCAAGGAAAAATTCATTGACAATAGTTAAATGACGTAAAATTCTTTTCTGCCTAGTTTTTTCTTCCGTTTGGTGGGGTCTCTCAGATAACCTCGAACGGCCTCCgcatttattaaaattttccaaaggATGGAAGTTTCAACCGGGGCCAAATTGAGACAAACAAGGTAAAGACTGTTTGAGAAATTggcaaaatcaaaattcaatattggTACAATCAATTTAGAATACAACGGGAAAACAAAGCGGTGGGGACTATGAAGTTCTACGTGGATATTGGGATTTGTACGGATATGTCCAATTAACTCGAGAAACAAACAATCTGGAATGCAGAGAGACCTAGTGGAGTGAATAACCCGAATTTGGCTGGCTTGTTTGGTTCCTAGTGGCGAATGAAATTTGCAATTGAGCATTCGAAATGTCCGTGAGTATTGAGTTGATGAGTTTTTATTTAAGGAAAGAAGTTGGTATATTTGTAAAAGAAGTGCAAGTTATTGTAATTTCATTCGTTTTTTCTAGATTTAAAAAGAGTGAGGTTTAACGCTATTTCGATAGGGATTACAAAACAAACGTGAgcttattttgtttttgttttttgtaATACTTAAACTAGAGATTGCTTAACATTGAATTCAAAACTTCACTACTTATATCTATATTGCTTTAAAAATGGAAGTCTACTTAAGAGTTAATGACGATATCGAAAGGGATACCGCCATTGTGATTGAAAAAGATGACACTATcaacaataaaattaaaactatATTTGAAATGGAAAGTGGTTTAGCTAAATACATCAATCTAAAGCCAACCATCTTCAATACTGAGAAACCAGTCGCATATTACAAATCCATTCACCCGGGGTATATGACTGACCATGGTGCTCTACTATTCGATTACCATGCTGATGAAGAACCATATATTGAAAAGCTAGATTACGATAAGCCTCTATTTGAACAATTATGGCCAGGCCAATTGA
The window above is part of the Henningerozyma blattae CBS 6284 chromosome 2, complete genome genome. Proteins encoded here:
- the AIM32 gene encoding Aim32p (similar to Saccharomyces cerevisiae YML050W; ancestral locus Anc_1.498) gives rise to the protein MLKQFSKLNIRNFHYKILNTGFPQTINQVEKNSQCYCQKLNATILSESDDSEKIDINIKLPNKLLEYKKHVLLISPMGKTDSKSPFVWEKGWGSKIEDNTNWPYSTINILKNHLKDKNINSGILINAISVHERNSNHIISNLIREKNNSPITNVAGSNDQTCQFLVIPEMKIYNINKQDLSKFGDFITQEFEAKMPIKLSFDDYLKGNAELILKENKSSPINSYNHFKFTGTSIDSNWIFICGHKERDMRCGIIGKDIARKIEKDNLLANYNVAIISHVGGHKFAGNVILYTNEDQNSTEGSKAVDTLWLGKVTPENITCISNHFTKREIPSEYLRGHTVLKAK